From the Macaca nemestrina isolate mMacNem1 chromosome 7, mMacNem.hap1, whole genome shotgun sequence genome, one window contains:
- the LOC105490629 gene encoding tRNA-uridine aminocarboxypropyltransferase 1 isoform X1, producing the protein MSLNSPIFLKRSEENNSKFVETKQSQTTSIASEDPLQNLCLASQEVLQKAQQSGRSKCLRCGGSRMFYCYTCYVPVENVPIEQIPLVKLPLKIDIIKHPNETDGKSTAIHAKLLAPEFVNIYTYPCIPEYEEKDHEVALVFPGPQSISIKDISFHLQKRIQNNVRGKNDDPDKPSFKRKRTEEQQFCDLNDSKCKGTPLKKIIFIDSTWNQTNKIFTDERLQGLLQVELKTRKTCFWRHQKGKPDTFLSTIEAIYYFLVDYHTDILKEKYRGQYDNLLFFYSFMYQLIKNAKCSGDKETAKLTH; encoded by the exons ATGTCTCTCAATTCACCTATATTTCTCAAACGaagtgaagaaaataattcaaaatttgtGGAAACAAAACAGTCACAAACTACTTCCATAGCTTCAGAAGATCCCCTTCAAAACTTATGTTTAGCATCTCAAGAAGTTCTTCAAAAAGCTCAGCAAAGTGGGAGATCAAAATGTCTCAGATGTGGTGGTTCCAGAATGTTCTACTGCTATACATGTTATGTTCCAGTTGAAAATGTACCTATTGAACAGATTCCACTTGTGAAG cTTCCATTGAAGATTGACATCATTAAACATCCAAATGAAACAGATGGCAAAAGTACTGCTATACATGCAAAACTCTTAGCACCTGAATTTGTAAACATTTACACGTATCCTTGTATTCCAGAATATGAAGAAAAGGACCATGAA gtTGCACTCGTTTTTCCTGGACCTCAGTCTATCTCAataaaagatatttcttttcATCTGCAAAAAAGGATTCAAAATAATGTTAGAGGCAAAAATGATGACCCTGACAAGCCATCTTTTAAACGCAAAAGAACTGAAGAACAACAGTTCTGTGATTTGAAtgacagcaagtgcaaaggcacaccactgaaaaaaattatatttatagataGTACCTggaaccaaacaaacaaaatattcacTGATGAGCGActtcaag ggttgtTACAAGTTGagttgaaaacaagaaaaacttgCTTTTGGCGCCATCAAAAAGGAAAGCCAGATACTTTCCTTTCTACAATTGAAGCCATTTACTACTTTCTGGTAGACTACCATACTGatatattaaaagagaaatacagaGGGCAATATgacaatcttttatttttctattcttttatgtACCAGTTGATAAAGAATGCCAAATGCTCTGGAGATAAGGAAACAGCAAAACTTACACATTAG
- the LOC105490629 gene encoding tRNA-uridine aminocarboxypropyltransferase 1 isoform X2: MSLNSPIFLKRSEENNSKFVETKQSQTTSIASEDPLQNLCLASQEVLQKAQQSGRSKCLRCGGSRMFYCYTCYVPVENVPIEQIPLVKVALVFPGPQSISIKDISFHLQKRIQNNVRGKNDDPDKPSFKRKRTEEQQFCDLNDSKCKGTPLKKIIFIDSTWNQTNKIFTDERLQGLLQVELKTRKTCFWRHQKGKPDTFLSTIEAIYYFLVDYHTDILKEKYRGQYDNLLFFYSFMYQLIKNAKCSGDKETAKLTH; encoded by the exons ATGTCTCTCAATTCACCTATATTTCTCAAACGaagtgaagaaaataattcaaaatttgtGGAAACAAAACAGTCACAAACTACTTCCATAGCTTCAGAAGATCCCCTTCAAAACTTATGTTTAGCATCTCAAGAAGTTCTTCAAAAAGCTCAGCAAAGTGGGAGATCAAAATGTCTCAGATGTGGTGGTTCCAGAATGTTCTACTGCTATACATGTTATGTTCCAGTTGAAAATGTACCTATTGAACAGATTCCACTTGTGAAG gtTGCACTCGTTTTTCCTGGACCTCAGTCTATCTCAataaaagatatttcttttcATCTGCAAAAAAGGATTCAAAATAATGTTAGAGGCAAAAATGATGACCCTGACAAGCCATCTTTTAAACGCAAAAGAACTGAAGAACAACAGTTCTGTGATTTGAAtgacagcaagtgcaaaggcacaccactgaaaaaaattatatttatagataGTACCTggaaccaaacaaacaaaatattcacTGATGAGCGActtcaag ggttgtTACAAGTTGagttgaaaacaagaaaaacttgCTTTTGGCGCCATCAAAAAGGAAAGCCAGATACTTTCCTTTCTACAATTGAAGCCATTTACTACTTTCTGGTAGACTACCATACTGatatattaaaagagaaatacagaGGGCAATATgacaatcttttatttttctattcttttatgtACCAGTTGATAAAGAATGCCAAATGCTCTGGAGATAAGGAAACAGCAAAACTTACACATTAG
- the LOC105490629 gene encoding tRNA-uridine aminocarboxypropyltransferase 1 isoform X3 produces the protein MSLNSPIFLKRSEENNSKFVETKQSQTTSIASEDPLQNLCLASQEVLQKAQQSGRSKCLRCGGSRMFYCYTCYVPVENVPIEQIPLVKLPLKIDIIKHPNETDGKSTAIHAKLLAPEFVNIYTYPCIPEYEEKDHEVALVFPGPQSISIKDISFHLQKRIQNNVRGKNDDPDKPSFKRKRTEEQQFCDLNDSKCKGTPLKKIIFIDSTWNQTNKIFTDERLQASYLLDPSPEHDS, from the exons ATGTCTCTCAATTCACCTATATTTCTCAAACGaagtgaagaaaataattcaaaatttgtGGAAACAAAACAGTCACAAACTACTTCCATAGCTTCAGAAGATCCCCTTCAAAACTTATGTTTAGCATCTCAAGAAGTTCTTCAAAAAGCTCAGCAAAGTGGGAGATCAAAATGTCTCAGATGTGGTGGTTCCAGAATGTTCTACTGCTATACATGTTATGTTCCAGTTGAAAATGTACCTATTGAACAGATTCCACTTGTGAAG cTTCCATTGAAGATTGACATCATTAAACATCCAAATGAAACAGATGGCAAAAGTACTGCTATACATGCAAAACTCTTAGCACCTGAATTTGTAAACATTTACACGTATCCTTGTATTCCAGAATATGAAGAAAAGGACCATGAA gtTGCACTCGTTTTTCCTGGACCTCAGTCTATCTCAataaaagatatttcttttcATCTGCAAAAAAGGATTCAAAATAATGTTAGAGGCAAAAATGATGACCCTGACAAGCCATCTTTTAAACGCAAAAGAACTGAAGAACAACAGTTCTGTGATTTGAAtgacagcaagtgcaaaggcacaccactgaaaaaaattatatttatagataGTACCTggaaccaaacaaacaaaatattcacTGATGAGCGActtcaag